In one window of Microscilla marina ATCC 23134 DNA:
- a CDS encoding helix-turn-helix transcriptional regulator, which yields MLPKITLNAKPNCVKSLLNLGYFYSLIKSVFRRVFPDSRRVLFTFLEKRTLHKCFYSQGLLLFVLHVEGVTLMIGVMAAFLTVVAVVANQKQVYYKNCLQMYEIEKCNYEEEMQQVKEECLTLKRSLAASSAKMLKQNQFLMQVQAELKNIVSTGFHNCHSIQDKITKLEDAIDYYLKSDKRWNDFKDNFDKIHPHFFSRLTKEYPNLTNSELRLCALLRLNCNTKDIAQLLGVSQKSANMARYRLRKKMKVQTDKPLNSFMMGY from the coding sequence ATGTTACCCAAAATTACCTTAAATGCTAAGCCAAATTGTGTTAAAAGCTTATTAAACTTAGGTTACTTTTATTCTTTAATAAAAAGTGTGTTTAGGCGTGTTTTTCCAGACTCTAGAAGAGTATTATTCACTTTTTTAGAAAAGCGGACACTTCATAAATGCTTTTATTCACAAGGCTTGCTTTTATTTGTGTTACACGTGGAAGGTGTTACCCTAATGATAGGGGTTATGGCTGCTTTTCTAACTGTGGTAGCTGTTGTAGCAAACCAGAAACAGGTTTATTATAAGAATTGTTTACAGATGTATGAGATAGAGAAGTGTAATTATGAAGAGGAAATGCAACAAGTAAAAGAAGAATGTTTGACTTTAAAACGCAGTTTGGCGGCAAGTTCGGCTAAGATGCTGAAACAAAATCAATTTTTGATGCAAGTACAAGCAGAACTAAAAAATATAGTGAGTACTGGATTTCATAATTGCCACTCTATACAAGATAAAATTACTAAGCTGGAAGATGCTATTGATTATTATTTGAAAAGTGACAAAAGGTGGAATGATTTTAAAGATAATTTTGACAAAATTCATCCTCACTTTTTTTCCAGGCTCACCAAAGAGTACCCCAACCTTACCAATAGCGAACTACGACTTTGTGCCTTGCTAAGGCTTAATTGTAATACCAAAGATATTGCGCAGTTATTGGGCGTATCACAAAAAAGCGCAAACATGGCACGTTATCGTTTAAGAAAGAAAATGAAAGTGCAAACTGATAAACCTCTAAACTCGTTTATGATGGGTTATTAG
- a CDS encoding tetratricopeptide repeat protein, whose translation MNLKKLQNPLLVVLAFKILFVGLIYQAKAQGISIKDSLQTLLKTDLTGKKRVNTYNLLAKQYQRADSLKVAQFSTKAISLAQHINYPEGICDAYYQLGYNCMVRGYFKNARQFYEKIIPLARQATYHKGLHQAYMGLGIHFNFQGKFPQGMEYFKKSLKVAQKANDLSLIANAQTTLGITHYRLGNTTKALRHCRKALNIHQKLGNKRGVGQNYNNMALIYERQGKYAKALANYQKVLQIFKTLKEEASTGSVLNNLGNIYRIQNNYSAAIKHYQESLKIWQKVGDHRNVALVYTDIGLTYQVQDLFPQAIDYHLKALKISEKIGEKSGMARSYYNIGAIHYRQKDYTLSRKYYLKSLRMFTKTGQKASLIKVYRGIATTYDKGNTPSRDSAEVYFKQAMKTTLEVDNREFLGKIHEDLGIFYRNQQKYALSLAHLQKAIVIHKKQKQAHYLAHAQVSLGNTYYQLKEYPKAKDLLVAGTQLAKKIGATSTASLGYETLALTHQKLGHYEEAYNSHLLFKTMSDSLFNQQNTRKIAQLEARYRFQAEKDSISVVNQREKALLRAEKERHTLLNYLLLAGIMAFLIISILIIRQHRLRLRKNQLIQSQKEALYQANLEKEQIQQTHLRKELELKNQSLMSQALHIQQKNKFLEEVKSALPEFTKESKKEIIPQLKKIKQIIHRGLQSDKDWAKFQHYFEETYPQFYQELAKQFANLSPADFRISALLRLNFNTQEIADILGISYRSANMARYRLRKKLALGTDDNLISFLMQFG comes from the coding sequence ATGAACCTGAAAAAACTCCAGAATCCTTTACTGGTGGTTTTGGCTTTTAAAATATTATTTGTTGGGTTGATTTACCAGGCAAAAGCTCAGGGTATATCTATCAAAGACTCTCTGCAAACATTGCTAAAAACTGACTTGACAGGCAAAAAACGGGTAAATACTTATAATTTACTCGCTAAACAGTATCAACGTGCCGACTCCCTAAAAGTCGCTCAGTTCAGTACAAAAGCCATAAGCCTGGCTCAACATATAAACTACCCAGAAGGTATATGCGATGCTTACTATCAATTAGGCTATAACTGTATGGTGAGAGGGTATTTTAAAAATGCCAGACAATTCTATGAAAAAATAATACCTTTAGCCAGGCAGGCGACTTACCACAAAGGCTTGCATCAGGCATATATGGGGCTTGGTATTCACTTCAACTTTCAGGGAAAGTTTCCTCAAGGAATGGAATACTTTAAAAAATCGCTGAAGGTTGCCCAAAAAGCGAATGATCTAAGTTTAATTGCCAATGCCCAAACTACCCTAGGTATTACTCATTATCGGTTGGGCAATACAACAAAAGCACTCAGACATTGCCGGAAAGCATTAAATATCCACCAGAAGTTGGGTAATAAAAGAGGCGTTGGACAAAACTACAACAATATGGCACTGATTTATGAACGGCAAGGAAAATATGCCAAAGCATTGGCTAACTATCAAAAAGTATTACAAATTTTTAAAACACTAAAAGAAGAGGCCTCTACAGGCAGCGTATTAAATAACCTGGGAAACATTTACAGAATTCAAAATAACTACTCAGCAGCCATTAAACACTATCAGGAATCATTGAAAATTTGGCAAAAGGTAGGAGATCACAGAAATGTAGCCTTGGTATACACTGATATTGGGCTAACTTATCAAGTACAAGACTTGTTTCCACAAGCCATTGACTACCACTTAAAAGCTTTGAAAATTTCGGAAAAGATTGGAGAAAAATCTGGTATGGCCAGAAGTTACTACAATATAGGGGCTATACACTACAGACAAAAAGATTATACATTGTCAAGAAAATACTACCTCAAATCTCTCCGAATGTTTACTAAAACAGGACAAAAAGCCTCTCTGATTAAAGTGTACCGAGGAATTGCCACTACTTATGACAAAGGTAATACACCTAGCCGCGACAGCGCCGAGGTGTACTTTAAGCAAGCGATGAAAACAACCCTTGAAGTGGATAACAGAGAGTTCTTGGGGAAAATTCACGAAGACCTAGGGATTTTTTACAGAAACCAGCAAAAGTATGCTTTGTCGTTAGCGCATCTCCAAAAGGCCATTGTTATTCATAAAAAACAAAAACAAGCGCACTACCTGGCACACGCCCAGGTTTCACTAGGCAATACATATTATCAACTGAAGGAGTACCCAAAAGCCAAAGACCTATTGGTAGCTGGCACCCAGCTTGCCAAAAAAATTGGTGCTACAAGCACCGCTAGTTTAGGATACGAGACCTTGGCCCTTACCCATCAGAAGTTAGGCCATTATGAAGAAGCTTATAACAGTCACTTGTTATTCAAAACAATGTCCGACAGTTTGTTTAACCAACAAAATACCCGAAAGATTGCCCAACTGGAAGCTCGTTATCGCTTTCAAGCAGAGAAAGACTCTATCAGCGTTGTTAATCAAAGAGAAAAAGCCTTGCTTCGTGCTGAAAAAGAAAGACATACGCTCTTAAACTATTTATTGCTGGCAGGCATCATGGCTTTTTTAATTATTAGCATACTTATTATACGCCAGCATAGGTTGAGGTTGCGCAAGAACCAATTAATCCAAAGTCAAAAAGAAGCACTTTATCAGGCAAATCTGGAGAAAGAGCAAATACAGCAAACACACCTGCGAAAAGAACTGGAACTAAAAAACCAGTCGTTGATGTCTCAGGCGCTGCATATTCAGCAAAAAAACAAGTTCTTGGAAGAAGTAAAATCTGCTTTACCTGAGTTCACCAAAGAATCAAAAAAAGAAATAATCCCTCAACTCAAAAAAATAAAGCAAATCATTCATCGTGGGCTACAGTCAGATAAAGACTGGGCAAAATTTCAGCACTACTTCGAAGAAACTTACCCCCAGTTTTACCAAGAACTGGCAAAACAGTTTGCCAACCTCTCCCCAGCCGACTTTCGCATTAGCGCATTGCTACGCCTCAACTTCAACACTCAAGAAATAGCCGATATACTGGGAATTTCTTACCGAAGTGCAAATATGGCGCGCTACCGCCTTAGAAAAAAACTTGCCTTGGGTACTGATGATAACCTTATCAGTTTTTTGATGCAATTTGGGTAA